CCGCCGATCTGGGTGGCCAAGCCGAAAGACGTCACCTTGTTGGCGGCGGATGAGGCCACCTCCACGTTCAGCTGCGGCCCGAAACCGATGAAGAAATGCGGCACCGGGATGAACAACAACGGAGCGAAGCCGTCGATCGCGACCCGATTGGCGGAATTGCCTGCCGTCGGTAACAACCATTGGAACTGCATCCCCACACGCGGGAAGAAGGCCACGTGGTCGGCCAGCGGCACTGCGAAACCGACCAGCGGCTCGAAGCCGACCTCGTGCACGGAGGGGCCGAAGTCGGCGAAGGCGTAGATGAGCTGGCCGCCGATGGCGACGTTGTTGGTCGGAAACCACATCGCGCCGGGCGCTACGAAAATCAGGTTCACGTCGGCCCCTGCCGACGTGTGCGTGTACGAGACGGTGCCGAAGGGGACGACCTGCCCGCCGCTGCCGAAGGCGGCTTGCGCGTGCGCGGCCGATCCGACGAGAAGCAACGCAACCAGTACGCGATGAGCCATGCGAATTCCTCCCGCGCGGTACAGTACCCGAATGGATCTCGGTCTCGAAGGAAAGTGCATCTTGCTGATCGGCGCCGGCCGCGGACTGGGTGGAGCGGCGGCGGTCGCCATCGCTCGCGAGCGCGCCCAGGTTGCGGTCGTGGCGCGCACGCGGGCGGACGTCGAGGCGCGGGCGCGAGAGTGCGAGGCGGCCGGAGCGCAGAAGGCCCTCGCCATCGTGGCCGACGCGACCGATGGCGCGCAGCTCGATGCGGCCATCGAGCAAACCGTAGCGAAGCTCGGCGGGATCGACGCGCTGGTCACTCTGGTGGGCGGCTCGCAACCGGGCGGGTCAGCCGACCTCTCCGATGCGGATTGGCGTTCGGTCTACGACCGGAACCTCTGGCCCGCGATCCGCGCCAGTCGATCGGCGCTACCGCACCTCGAGCTTGGCGCCGCCCGCCGGGGCTTTCCCAAAGCCATTCGGGAGATGAGCGTCATCCTCCACGTCGCAAGCATCTACGGCCGCGAAGGCGGTGGCACGATCAGCTACAACACCGCGAAGGCGGCGCTGATCTCGCTGGCGCACGAGCAGGCGCGCGAGCTGGCGTCGCGCGGCATCCGCGTGCTCTCGGTGGCGCCGGGCAGCATCCTGCACCCGGGAGGCTCGTGGGAGCGGCGAAAGCAAGCCGACCCGGCGGGAATCGCGGCGTTCGTCCAAAGCGAGATCCCGTTCGGCAGATTCGGCACCGCCGAGGAGATCGGCGACACCATTGCCTTCCTGGTCAGCCCCCGGGCGAGCTGGATTGCCGGTGCCTGCGTGGTGGTCGACGGGGCGCAGTCGCGCTCTTTCTGAGCGATGCGCATCCTATGAAAGTGAAACCCGTCAAGATCTACACCACCCAGACGTGCCCCTACTGCGTGCGGGCGAAAAGGCTGCTGCAGAACAAGAACGTCCCGTATCAGGAGATCGACGTCTCCT
This window of the Deltaproteobacteria bacterium genome carries:
- a CDS encoding SDR family oxidoreductase: MDLGLEGKCILLIGAGRGLGGAAAVAIARERAQVAVVARTRADVEARARECEAAGAQKALAIVADATDGAQLDAAIEQTVAKLGGIDALVTLVGGSQPGGSADLSDADWRSVYDRNLWPAIRASRSALPHLELGAARRGFPKAIREMSVILHVASIYGREGGGTISYNTAKAALISLAHEQARELASRGIRVLSVAPGSILHPGGSWERRKQADPAGIAAFVQSEIPFGRFGTAEEIGDTIAFLVSPRASWIAGACVVVDGAQSRSF